The window GTGagcagagggagctggggcagaagaaggggaaagggcCATAGCTGTGCATCACACCCACTTGTCACGGTGATGGTGTAGAAGACAGAATCCCCTCCGGCATCGCAGACGAACTCCCCTGTGTCCTGTGGCTGGGCACTGGGTAGCACAAGCCGGCACAGCGgcccctcctgctccagcaccaggtTCTCTCCTGCCTCCACTTCCTCCCCATCCTTGTACCAgtgcactggggctgctgggcGGGACAGCTGGCACCACAGCTCCACACGCTGCCCTGCCACGTAGGCATGGGGGGCCTCCTCATTGGAGTTGACGATCTTCACTGGTGCTTCTGCCAGGGAGAGACATGGGGCTCAGCCAGGATGTAAAGGCCAGACCCAGTGGTGCTGGCAGTCCCAGCCCTATGTGGTGCGATGCATTTACCAGCTCATTGCCTTTAAAGCCAGAAGGCATCACCTCATTCATGTCCCGCATAGCACAAACAGCTGGGCTGCCCTGACTGAGGATCCCTCTTCACCCATCATGGCCAGGAGGAACATAGACCTTTCAGCTGGCTGTAAATCTTTGCCATGCCCTCACTGCCATGGTACCTGAACTGCTCTGCCCTGGGACAGAGCTGAGGGATGTGAAGAGAGGACGCAGGTAGGCAAACACCTTGTTAGCAAGCCCCAACATTGCTACTTGCCATCTGTGGTGCTAGCACCAGCCCCTGTGGTGCTGTACCAGGGGGGCCCACCCTTCTGCCTGTTTCCCTGTTTTGGAGGCCAACAGATTCTGGCTTCTGTCTCTGCTCAGACTTGGCATTTGCTGACACTGCAGCACCAACATGTGGCTTGCTTGCAGccagcagccccatccctccGCCTCACTGGGACACAGGACCCCATGTCAGATCACAGTGCTCACTAAATGCCACCATTATTGGGTTACACAAAAAGTGCGTGCCACTGCTCACATCTTCAAGCAGACTTGAGCTGGATCTCTAAAGGCAGAGGGGTTCCCAGCACAAGTTCTAGGTGACCAGCCCTCCTCTATCCTGGGAGATGGCCAGGATGtggcccctgcctgcagcagcaaacaCTACATGGCTACATGTGTTGTAGTGGGCTGTAGCTGTCCTGGACTCTACTGTGGGCACTCAGCCAGCCTGTGACCCTGGGTTGGCACAGGGCATACTCAGCGCACAGCAGAAAAATTGGTTGAGCACCAATTGGTTAAGCACCACAAATTGGTTGAGCACCAATTTGCCCTTCTCACGGCCCACAGCTGCCCCCCGTGCTGAGTGTCTAGGCTGCAAACTTCCCAGACAGTTTCCAGCCCTGCAGTGCACAACCGGCACAGCGCCAGTGCGCAGCATTCAACCTGCACCACACTGAGCCTGCATCCGCCCGGCTCTCTGATCAAGCACTCAGCAGTTGCTTCTCCTCCTGGGCCTGCTAAAAGCACTCACATCACTGAAGTGCTGCTGTAGATGTTGGACGGCACCGAAGCAAGGAAGGGGCAACGTTCCAGCCCTCAGTGGGCAGTGCAGCTCCAGTCCCACCGCCAGCTCTGAGGCAGCCCCAGTGCTTTGGCAGCTGCTGGAAGACCCAAAGGTGCATAGGGGTAGccaggctggaggcagcagccagcaggggATAGCTGGGATGCCTCGGGGAAACCCAAGCATGCCACAGCAGCGCTGactgcagcagccagcccagcacaCGTGCCAGAGGGTTGCCAGCCTGAGCCTCCTGGCACCCACCCCCAGTCCTGCCAGTGACACTCATGGCCAAATCCTGATCAAACCAAGCCAGCCTCTCTAAGACCCTTCTGCCCAAGTAATACAAAGCTGCTCAGTCAAAAGGCTGAGCTTCAGCAGATGGTGCTCCCTCCTCTCAACCGGGGGAAGCCAAGCTCTCCATGACACGCACCACCACAGGGCAGATGATGCCTCCTGCCTCCAAAGCCCACACTGCCTGTCTGGCAGCAGTGATTTTGCCTTTATCACAGTAAATAACATCCCTTCTTCACCCTCCCACCAATCACCATTTTACTGACTCTTCCAGAATCTCTTACTGGTCATTCTATCTTCATGCCATCCTCTGATATCAGCTTCAGCCCTTTGCCACATATTAGCACTGTGGAGAGGCTTTACCACCATGGTCACGGAAGCTTTTAACTGGGCTTTAAGTCTGCCCTGGTTGCCTTCCTGTGGTTGTGGGACTGTGGGTTTTGGGGCCAGCAACAGGAAGTCTTTCACTCACTTTCAGCTTTCCTTAtcctctgcctccctgctgctctgtggcCAGGGCAGCCACTGCGGGAGCCATCCCCTGCTCGCACCCAGCAACCACCACCCAATGCTCAGTATTCAGGCAACCGCTGATTTTCAGGTCAGTAATTATCACTGTCCATCAGAGAGATGTCAGACCACAAGTCACCCCACACCAAGTGCCAATCCCATTATATTTAGGACCTCAAAGGAGGACTTGGTTACTGGCTGTGGCAGAAGTCCAGCAAACACACTGGCATGGAGGTGCCAGGTGCCCTTGGGTGCTTGAGAACTTCTGACTGTCAGAGTGAGCTGTCCCCTTTGACAGTCAGACTGTGCGGCTTTATgcatcagagctgctgcagagaccCTGACTGATGCAAGAGCATCTCTGATGAGACTCCCCAGAGCAGCAAATGACAGGAACACTGAGAGGAACACGTGCTGTGGCACCCTGCAATGCCAAAGAAAGTGCCCCAAAATGTGACCCTACCAGCCCTCCTGCATCACACCCACCTGCCACGGTGATGGTGTAGAAGACAGAATCCCCTCCGGCATCGCAGACGAACTCCCCTGTGTCCTGTGTCCGGGCACTGGGTAGCACAAGCCGGCACAGCGgtccctcctgctccagcaccaggtTCTCTCCTGCCTCCACTTCCTCCCCATCCTTGTACCAGTGCACTGTGGCTGCTGGGCGGGACAGCTGGCACCACAGCTCCACACGCTGCCCTGCCACGTAGGCATGAGGGGCCTCCTCATTGGAGCTGACAATCCTCACTGGTGCTTCTGCCAGGGATAATGCAGGGCTCAGCATGGGCACCTGACAGCACCTTTCAGCTCCATCATGGGGGCAAGATGAGGAACAGGAGCACTGTCAGGAGGTGGAGTCCAGGCTCCCTCACACAGCCCCCAGCTCACCGGTCACGGTCACCACAAAGCTCATGGCATCGTCCCCAGCATCACAGGTGTATATGCCAGTGTCCGAGGGACCCGCTGAGCGGAGCAGCAGCCTCCGCACACAGCCCTCTGCCTGTACTGCAATAATGTCATCCAGGGGCACGGCCTCACCGTCCTTCAACCAGACAACAGGAGCATCAGGAGGGAACACCTggcactccagcagcactggcagcccTGTCAGCACCTCCCGGAGCCGCTCAGCCTCGGGCACCTGCACGATGCAAACCTGCGGGGCTGAGAGACAAGGCAAAGGAGTAAGAAGCATCCTCGCATCCTCCAGcatgggagctgctggtgctctTCTCCCAGCAGGACCCCAGGATGGGCGCCCCGCTCACCTTGCACGTGCAATGTGGCCGAGTCCCGCACACTGCCAGACACAAAGGTGACCTGAGCCCCGCTGTCAGCCTGCTGCACTCCCCGGATCAGCAGCGAGTGCTCCATCCCATGGCACCGCACACTGCACCGGCCgcctgcctcctccttctcctcgTCCAGCCTGACACCATTGAGGAACCAGGTGCCATGTACTGCAGCTGACAGCTCCAGGGAGAACCACGCATCCTCACCGTCCTTCACCCGTGCATCCTGCAGACCCCTCTCCAGGcgagctgctggggctgagcacaACCATACTCAGCACTGGCCAGCAGCATGCCATGGCACAACATCCTGGCTGGCCCTTGTGGAAACCTAGCTCCCAGGTGGGGGTCCTTAGCTTGGCATCTCACCGAGATGCACGGATCCAGGGAactccacagggctgctcctgccGTGCTCGTTGGCAGCGCAGATGCGGAAGCAGTAGTCGGCCTCGCGGGGTACACTGTCACCCAGCACCCGCACGTGGCTGGGCAGGTCGGTGGCGAGGCACTGCACCCACTCGCCTCCCGACGCCTCCCGACGCTCCAGCAGGTAGTGGCTGGGGGCACGGAGGTGGGCATCGGGTGCGGGGCACCAAGTCAGCAGGGCCGCGTTGCTCTCCACCACGCTCATCTCAGCTGCCACCGGCGCGCTCGGGGGGTCACGCTTCACACCTGCAAGTCACAGCCCTCACTGCCTGCTTGGGGACAGCAGTAAGGCTCCGGGTGGGGTGTCAGAAGGGCTCAGTGGGGCTATACAGCATGTTTCTCTGGGGAATCCTCTCTCTGATGGAGAGAATGGTCTTGGTCCCATGTGGCATAGTGCTGGTTACCGGGGTTTGTGAGTGCCCTGGAGGGCTGGAGCCTTGGAGCCCTGCTAAAAGACCATTTCCCCAAAAAGCCATTACAGTGTCATGTCCCCACCATACTGGGTGCCCATACCCGCCTCTCCTCCACATCAACCCCTTCCATGAATAGGCAGGATGGTGGATGTAGGACCCCTCCAAGCCTGGGGCTTACACTTGACCCGGAGCTGGGAGGATGTCTGTGACTCCCTGACAGAGAAGGAGATGATGCCTGCATCCTGGCGGGTGACATGCACAAGCACCAGGAGGTGAGTCCTGCCAAAGCTCTTCAGCACGGTGCGGGGGgactcctgcagctgcagcccatcCCGGCTCCAGCAGGTCCcctccactgcctcctgtgTCTCCACACAGAAAACTGCATTCTCCCCCTCCATCACATCCAGCTTCCGTGGCAGCCGCTTCACAATCACCCCTATGGGAAGAGATGCATAACGGCTTGGGGAGGGATGCTAGGGAGCATCCCTGGAGAGGAAGGGCTCCCCAGGGTGGGAGAGAGTAGGAAGTTGAGGAGCAGCGGTGGCAGCAGGCGTCATGGCCAAATGGagggaaggcagaagcagggagcagtggggatCCTGGCaaggagagacaggaaaataaagccaTGCCACAGGCAAGCTGACCCCCACCTCGGACAGAGACCTCAGCAATGCTGCGCCCCTTGTCCTTCATCTGACAGAGGTAGATGCCATCATCATCGGTGCGGGCATCACGGATGGTCAGACGCCGCACCACACCTTGCTCCTCCATCACATACTTgtggctgggctgcagctccctGTCCTCCAGGTACCAGGCAGTAGGGATGGTCTCCAGCGGCACCTGGCACTCCAGCACAGCGTCCTCCCGCTCTGCCACCTCCACATCTGCCAGCTGCACCTGGAACTGCAGCCGGTGCTCTGCCACCAGGAGAgatgggtgctgagggtgcacaGGGatcagcacccaccagcagcCCTGTGCTCAGTGTTTTACAGCTCACACAGAGCACCAAGCCCTTGGGCCTTCTCTGCTCTCCTCGTCTTTGGCCTGTATGGGATGGACACTGGCCCAAGAAGCACATCCCCCAGAGAGAGGGGAACGAGGGAATGGGCTGGGGAGACCCAGTGGTGCCATCAGCATCGCAGCAGGGACTTTTTGGGGATGCAGGAGCATGTATGCCAGCATACTGTGGCAGGCATCTCAGCGGagggcagcagtggggatggCAGGGGATGCGCCAGGAGCTGGGTCACCCCAGCCGCTGGCTGTCCCCAGCTGCTAGGGCAGTtccaggggctggggctgctgccagctcAGACGCTTGGAGCTGTGccctgcagggctgcctgcCAAAACCACTCAGCACTTCCAGGGGAATTTGTCACCAAGGCACTGTCCTCACCTCCCCACTCATGGCTGGACAGCCACAGCAGTCCAAAGATGCCACCTCTCTGTTTGCAAGGAGAGAGGCACAAGGGAAACATACCCCATGGGAGCCCAGCATTCACTGCTTCCAGCACCCTCGGGAGGAGCCTGGGGTGACCCCAGCTGCACGGGGCAGGAGGGAATCCAGGGTTTCTGGGCTCACACTCAGGTGCATCCCTGCCAGCTGAAAAGCCCTGGaccaccccagcacccagcaacTCTTGGGTGATTTCCTACCTTTCACCTGGAGCTGCACTGCGCTGAGGGTCTGGCCGGCAGTGTTGGATGCGGTGCAAACATACAGCCCCTGGTCCTGGGGTTTGCAGTACAGCACCTTGAGGATGAAGTAGCCCTCCCGGTCCTCATAGATGAGGTGCCTTCGGCCGGGGGTGAGGGGCTCACCATCCTTCTGCCAGATGATCTCTGGCTTGGGCTTGCCAGTAACGTAGCAGCGAAACTTGGCATGCTTCCCTGCGCTCACGGTGAATGCCTTAGCCCCTGGTACCCTGGCTGGGACCATGCCATTGGGCACCCATGTCTCTGGTCTCATGCGCTGTCCTTCTGCAtgccgccgctgctgctgccgctcTCCCAGCATCTCAGGGCCATCATCAGGAGAGCCATTGGGGAGGCTGTCTGGCAGTGCCTGGGCTTCCAccaggagcacagcagctgccagggCCTCCCGGAAGCCACTACGTGCACGGCACACGTACACCCCCCCATCTGGGGGCCGCACACCAAACAGCTTCAAGAAGTGCCAGTCCTCTGGCTCCTGCCCCACGGCGAAATGGCTGCTCTCAAAGAGGTCAGACAGCTTGTGACCGTCCTTCTCCCACTGCACCACTGGGCATGGCTGCCCAGACACCCTGCAGGTAAACATCACGTCCTCTCCCCGGCACACACGTATGGATGAGGGGGCAACAAGGAAGGCAGGTGCTTCACTGTCCAagcatccctcctcctctcGGGGCTCTCCCACCTCCACCTTGAGTGTGGCAGCAGCGTAGGTCTCGCCAACTTTGTTCTTGGCCTTGCACACATAAACCCCACTGTCCTGGGGTGTGGCACGGGACACCAGCAGACTGTACAGGTCCCCTTTGGCCTCCACATGGAAGCGGCCTGAGGGCTCAATTGGGATCTTGTCCTTCTCCCAGAGGATGCTCGGCCGGGGGTCACCTGTAATCTGGCAGCTCAGGACCGCATCGGTGCCGCTTTGCACCATGAAGGCACGTGGATAGGCCAGGAACCTGGGGGCTCCCTCAAACCCCTCCATTACCACCTCCCAGTgtcactgcaggcagctggctggagcagcagtgtggaTCATTAGCCTGGGGGGATGCACAGACCGACCATGGTGAGGGTTTCAGGCTCCATTATCGGGAGCACTGTAGAGCACCAGCAGGAAGGACCCGTGCCTGGAGTAAAGCTCCCAGCACAGACCCCATGCTGCAGGAGCACGACACTCTCTCTGagcaccccagccccaccgGATATCCTATTGTCTCAGCCCAAATCGCCCATCCCCCAGCCCAGTCCAGTGTAAGAGGTGGCAAAAGGCACACACAGCTTGCCCCGTGTGGCAGAAGGGACCCCAGCTCCGGACACAAGCAGCTGCTTGcgggtgctggggaggggaaacGGCGGAGGCAGGACGGCTGCACCCGCCCCTTCCCCACCCGCGGGCATTCCTGCAGTATCGGGTGGTGGCAGAGCCGCATTCCTGCAGCATCTGGgctggctctgcagccaggTGCTGATACAGGGCTGccgcgggcgggcgggcggcaCCCGGCCGGACCCGGGCTCGGAGGGGTCACCCCACAGGGCCCTGCCCGGCGGGCAAAGTGAGGCTCCTCCTGGAGCACGTCCCCATCCAGATCCTGTAGGATCCTGCCCTTGGGTATGGAAAGGCACGGCTGGAGACCATCAGCCCCAGAGTGAGAGGGAAGGCTGGGGAGTGCCACCCCAGCACTGCGGGTGTGTCAAGGAtaggggcaggggcaggcagggtgTTCCGTGCCTCCCTTGGGCAAGTGCACCCtggcctctgcctgcagcacgGCCCTGGCTGGGGCACGGGCCTCTCTACCTCCCTCAGGCAGGGGATAGAGAAGCTAAAATACTCCCTAAATGAGCCAGAGGGGACGGTGGCACAGGACTGAATCCCAAGGAGGGGCAAGAACCAGGGCCATCCCCTGGCACACCATCCCTGACCCCGTGGCAGCTCATGCAGACACTCACAGCCCTGATGGCTCAGCCACCCCACTTTGCTTGGTCTCTTCCCTGATCACGCTGCTccacacagccccacagcccagtTCTCCCCACACACACGCACCTCACTTTGCTGCCTCTCCCAGTGTCTCCCAGTGCCGGCACCgagctcctcctgcttcccccagctctgctcctgggtGTCAGCACACAGGGACCAAACGTTACAAATGCCTGCAGCTGCTGTCCCCAAAAATACTCTCTGATGACATGCTGGGTTGATAAGACTGAGCCTGCTCCATTCAGAGCCTCGCTGGGGCAGGGCTGGCCTACCTATGTATAGCAGCCCAGCAGGAGCACCCAGCCTCCAGAGATCAGGGGTGCCATAAACACAGCTGTGCCTTGGTGCTGGGTCAGTCTGAGGCAGGAGGCAATGTGCTGTGTGGGGTGCGTGGCATGGTGTGGAGTGAATGGCATGGGACACCAGGCTGTAGTGGGATGGAAGATGCCATGCAGGACATGCTGTGTGGGGTGGGTGGGACATACCACACCGGATGCTGCATGAGAtgccaggctgcaggagaggaaTGTGCCTTACAAGCTGTGCCATGCAGGATGCGGGGCTGCAGGAGAAGTGGAGGGGGTGCAGAGGATGCCCACCACCTcacagggcaggcagggatgctggatgTGGGATGCACCACAGGCAGCGGTGGGAAGAAgggcaggacatgctgtgggTCCTCTTACAGCCTGTGCGCCTCCTGCAGCTGCCACCCCAGGAACCAGCCCATGGCTGGCCAGCCCAAACAGCACTCCAGCATCCTTCTCTTGGCACTGCTGTGGGGTCTCCAGCAGGCCTGGCTCTGcctcatctcctcctcctccccatgaACCTGTTGCGTCCTTCCCCAGGCAGTGTGGGGACCTCCTGTCATCCCTCCTGCTTCATGTCTCCAGGACCTTGCCAGCCTTCAGGCTGCCCTCTAGATGCTACAGCCCCTCCCTCACACCCTCCTTAAGGCCCTATCCTCACATCCCCACTGCCCTGTGAGCCTGGGGTGTCCcagccatccctggcagtggttgCCCAGCCTCCCACCCCTAACATGCCCTCCCTGACCAGAGCTTTGCAGGGCTCTGTACCCCACCAAGCCCTCGACCAGATATCCTTGCTGGGTACAACCACTGCTACCTCCCACTCTTGCCTGAGAAGCTCCAAATCTGCAGCTCCTCCACCATgggcagcacccagcaccagcaaTGCTTGCCCAGGGTGCCCCCTCCACCCGTAGCAGTGCAGGAAatccttccctgcagcacccagcccaCAGCCTGGACtacccagccccacacacccacCAAGCCCCAGCAGCATCCACCCCCATCCCAGGCACTATCCTCCCCCAGACCACACTGTCCTTGCAGTCCTCGCATTCCAGACGTCTCAGCACTTTCACTGCCCAGAGATAATACTGGGAGCAGACATTTGCGTCAGTGTCAGATAGGTCTCAATGCCACCCTGCCCTGGGGGGAGCACAGCGGGCAGACAGGCTGGGGAGGCAGGCAGGAGCTCACAGCAGAGCCCCCCGAGCCACCGGCCTGCTGTGTACCCCACGGTcatgctgctcctcctgcacctGCTGCCTGCCATGCTGCCCGCTGCCGCCCTGGCCAgctgcactggggctggtgCCGACAGGCAGCTCATCCTGGCCAAGGTGAGGGCTCGGGTGCTGGAGCATCTGAGGCCCCCGGTTCTCCTGGAGGAGCCCCAGAAGGAAGCAAGGAGAGTGCACCGGAGAGATATCCttgaaaacactgaagctgAGCCGGAGGAGCTGAAGGACACCTCCCAAGTTAtccttttcccttccacagGTGAGAATATCTGGGTGGGATGGAGAGGGCAGAGGGGTGAAGCAGGGTGGGGGCTTGGGGCAACACAGGTGCAGCAGGATGGAAGGGGTGCTGTGGTGGTCtgtgggagaagagaaagagggcATGCAAAGCTGGGGCACGGGCATTGGTGAGGTTTGGTaaagagccaggaggtggcATGATTATGGCAGGTGGGACAGGCAgagcagcccaggacacaggcaGAGAGAGGGGCAGGCGGCTTGAGAGGGTGCTGAAAAGCTGGGGGATGGCTGGTCCAGGCAGCCTGTGGAGACATGGGGAGGGgtgaggagcaggcagggtgGGATGCTAGGAAATGGGGCAGGATGCTGGGAAATGGGATTGAATACTAAGGGACAGGGCAGAATGATGGGGGATGGGGGCAGCAGCGATAGACCAGCCTAGGTCACAGCAGGGCTCAGCTGCGAGGTGCAGTGGCTGCTGCATAGCCCTAGGCATCAGCTGCCCTGCACCCTGCCACAGCCCATGCCAGCAGCTGGATGCCTTGCCAGCACCCCAGTGACCCTCTGCAACATCCCACCTCCCCAACATCAGGGACCCTCCCCAGGTTTGGTTGCACACCCTgagcatctttcttttctctccctccatttccccccaccTAGATGTGCCCTGTGAGCCCTCACAGCCAGACAAGCTACTGGAGGAAGAAGGCATTTTCACCTATCTCTTCCAGCCCTCAGCACACACCCTGAGCCGCGCAATGACCTCTGCTCAGCTTTGGTTTTACACTGGCCCCTCAGCGGCTCCCAACCACTCAGCCCCTGATGTGCTGACCCTGTCACCGCATGGCCGTGTGCCACTGGTGGCCATGGTGGTGCAGACACCCGAGCACTGGACTGTGTTCCACTTCGACCCAGcgctgctgccccagctctcACAGCCACTCTTTGTGCTCCTGGTGcgctgccctggctgcccctgccTGGCCGAGGAGGACAAGATGCCCTTCTTGGTGGCCACCACCCATGCCAAGGGCACTGAGAGGGCTCGTCGCTCTGCCGTGCCCTGGTCCCCAGCTGCCCTGAGCCTGCTGCAGCGCCCATCCGAGGACCTGGCCGCCCATACCAACTGCCGCCGGGCTTCCCTCAACATCTCCTttgaggagctgggctgggataATTGGATCGTGCACCCtagcagctttgttttccactACTGCCATGGGAGCTGCGCTGCAGGCCATGGGCTGAGCCACCGCCTGGGTGTGCAGCTCTGCTGCGCCGCCCTGCCAGGCACCATGCGCTCCCTGCGTGTCCGCACCACCTCCGACGGCGGATACTCCTTCAAGTACGAGACAGTGCCCAACATCCTGGCCCAGGACTGCACTTGTGTTTAGggcatcctgcatcccagccccagACTGAGATACTGCCTGGGAGAAGTCAAGTGCCCAGGGGACCTCTGCCTTATGTCATGGGGACCAGAGGGACAGTGGGGCTTGGGCTGTGCCGCCCTCCTCTGCACAAGCCACAGCAGTTTTGGGCTGCCCCCCCACTCTCCAGGCTGTGGTCCCACTCCTCCTGCAGAGTGCCTCCCCGCGCTTCCAGGCAGGGCCAGGTTACTGCAGCACAGTTTGGGATGTGTCTGGGTGAGCCCATGCCACAGCCTTTAACTTGTAGCAGGGCTGGTGGCACATGCAGCACCACAAGCAAGCCCTCTTCCTGGCAGCAGAGCCTGTTGGAAAGCTTAGCAGAACGAATTAAATAAACCTGTTCCCTTTATCAAAACAGCCTGGAAATGCCAGCTTCCATCacaggcaaacacagaggcaatGCATGTACAGTGGCATGTGAGCTCCCGGAGGGCTTTTggctggaggagggagggatgggcaAGTGTTGCAAGAGGTGTCCAGCTCCTTCCAGAAGGCCCCAAGAGGGAACTAGAATGTGCTAGTCAAAATTGGCATGGGATGCCATGGCTGCGCTTGATCTAGTCCCAGGGCAGGGCAACATCCCTTCTGCTCCTGGttgcagcaggatgggaaggaATGGGGAATCCCATCACCAGGCCTCTTTCTGGGGACAGGATGACACAGGAACCCGGCCAGAGCAATCCCACTCCGCCAGGCTGATGGAGGCTGTCCCAGCTGCGGCTGCCTCTGCCTGCACGGCAGGAACAACTGAGTCACCCCGGGTGAGCGGGGAGGTCCCAGCCCAGCTGTGCAGGATTCCCTTCCCACCCCTTCCTCCCGAAGGACCGGATGCAGCAGTTCAGTACAAAACGTCTCCAGCCTTTACTAATAtagatataaaaagaaaagaagaaaaaacaagagtGACAATCATTGCTTCGTAAAAAAACAATGCTACAAAAATCCTTGTGTGACCCAGGCTGAGAAGATGAGAAATGCCCCACTGGCTCCCAGCCGAGCCTGGCTCCGGACATGGCATCCACTCATGATGGGACCAGGGTCCGGCCCCACACAGGGGGTCCTGGGGCTTTGGTCCAAGAGCAGCCAATGGCTAAGTGGGGAgagaggcagaggcagcaggaaggaCAGCCCCTGCCCTCTGCACACACATTTCTGAGCTGGCCAGCCCCGCAGCTCACAGCCCTGTGCAGGATGCTGTGCAGCACGGCTCCCCTGGCTGCACCAGCGCTTTCTGGCAGCGGTGCCACCAGGACCCTTCTGTCTCCTATGCTTCAAGAAGAATGCTAGCCCACTGTCCTGTCCCATGACTCGGCCCAGCCGGCCAGACCCACAGGCTCAGTCCTCTAAGTCCCCACACTG of the Melopsittacus undulatus isolate bMelUnd1 chromosome 4, bMelUnd1.mat.Z, whole genome shotgun sequence genome contains:
- the INHA gene encoding inhibin alpha chain translates to MPPCPGGSTAGRQAGEAGRSSQQSPPSHRPAVYPTVMLLLLHLLPAMLPAAALASCTGAGADRQLILAKVRARVLEHLRPPVLLEEPQKEARRVHRRDILENTEAEPEELKDTSQVILFPSTDVPCEPSQPDKLLEEEGIFTYLFQPSAHTLSRAMTSAQLWFYTGPSAAPNHSAPDVLTLSPHGRVPLVAMVVQTPEHWTVFHFDPALLPQLSQPLFVLLVRCPGCPCLAEEDKMPFLVATTHAKGTERARRSAVPWSPAALSLLQRPSEDLAAHTNCRRASLNISFEELGWDNWIVHPSSFVFHYCHGSCAAGHGLSHRLGVQLCCAALPGTMRSLRVRTTSDGGYSFKYETVPNILAQDCTCV